A portion of the Pseudomonas sp. PSE14 genome contains these proteins:
- a CDS encoding GlxA family transcriptional regulator, which translates to MSQDFWFLLLPGFSVMGFVSAVEPLRVANRFRGELYRWHLMSLDGGPVLASNGMSMNADSGLEALKKGDTLLVVAGFEPLRACTPALLHWLKRLDRDGVTLGGIDTGSFVLAEAGLLTRHRCTVHWEALEAFQETYPQVQATQELFEIDGPRITSAGGTASIDLMLDLIAQDHGAELAVQVSEQFVVSRIRTRQDHQRLQVASRYGVSNRKLVQVIGEMERHTEPPLSTLELAEHIRVTRRQLERLFRLHLNDTPSNFYLGLRLDKARQLLRQTDMSVLEVGVACGFESPSYLSRSYRAKFGVCPSQDRVGLRKVVAKAVIPQA; encoded by the coding sequence ATGTCCCAAGACTTCTGGTTCCTGCTGTTGCCCGGCTTTTCCGTGATGGGTTTCGTCTCCGCCGTGGAGCCACTGCGCGTGGCCAACCGCTTCCGCGGCGAGCTCTACCGCTGGCACCTGATGAGCCTGGACGGCGGGCCGGTGCTGGCCAGCAACGGCATGTCGATGAATGCCGACAGCGGCCTGGAAGCCCTCAAGAAAGGCGACACGTTGCTGGTGGTGGCAGGCTTCGAGCCGCTGCGCGCCTGTACCCCGGCGCTGCTGCACTGGCTGAAACGGCTCGACCGCGACGGCGTGACCCTGGGCGGCATCGACACCGGCAGCTTCGTGCTGGCCGAGGCGGGGCTGCTGACGCGCCACCGCTGCACGGTGCACTGGGAGGCGCTGGAGGCCTTCCAGGAAACTTATCCACAGGTGCAGGCGACCCAGGAGCTGTTCGAGATCGATGGCCCGCGCATCACCTCCGCCGGCGGCACGGCGTCCATCGACCTGATGCTCGACCTGATCGCCCAGGACCACGGCGCGGAGCTGGCGGTGCAGGTTTCCGAACAGTTCGTGGTCAGCCGTATCCGCACCCGCCAGGATCACCAGCGCCTGCAGGTGGCCAGCCGCTATGGGGTGAGCAACCGCAAGCTGGTGCAGGTGATCGGCGAGATGGAGCGGCACACCGAGCCGCCGCTTTCCACCCTGGAGCTGGCCGAGCACATTCGGGTCACCCGGCGCCAGCTGGAGCGGCTGTTCCGCCTGCACCTGAACGACACGCCCTCGAACTTCTACCTCGGCCTGCGCCTGGACAAGGCGCGCCAGCTATTGCGCCAGACCGACATGAGCGTGCTGGAGGTCGGCGTGGCCTGCGGGTTCGAGTCGCCCTCCTACCTGTCACGCAGCTACCGGGCGAAGTTCGGGGTGTGCCCGAGCCAGGACCGGGTGGGATTGCGCAAGGTCGTCGCCAAGGCCGTTATTCCGCAGGCATGA
- a CDS encoding nuclear transport factor 2 family protein gives MSEARPPLPPFTRETAIQKVRLAEDGWNSRDPRRVSLAYSVDSRWRNRATFVQGREQIVTFLTAKWVREQEYRLIKELWAFTDNRIAVRFAYEWHDDSGNWFRSYGNENWAFDENGLMFERHASINDLPIREDERLFRWPQGRRPDDHPSLSDLGL, from the coding sequence ATGAGCGAAGCCCGCCCCCCTCTCCCGCCCTTCACCCGTGAAACCGCGATCCAGAAAGTCCGCCTCGCCGAAGACGGCTGGAACAGCCGCGATCCCCGGCGCGTCTCGCTGGCCTACAGCGTGGACAGCCGCTGGCGCAACCGCGCGACCTTCGTCCAGGGCCGCGAGCAGATCGTCACCTTCCTCACCGCCAAGTGGGTGCGCGAGCAGGAATACCGGTTGATCAAGGAACTCTGGGCCTTCACCGACAACCGCATCGCCGTGCGCTTCGCCTACGAATGGCATGACGACTCGGGCAACTGGTTCCGTTCCTACGGCAACGAGAACTGGGCATTCGACGAGAACGGCCTGATGTTCGAGCGCCACGCCAGCATCAACGACCTGCCGATTCGCGAGGACGAGCGCCTGTTCCGCTGGCCGCAGGGGCGTCGGCCGGACGATCACCCGTCGCTCAGCGACCTGGGGCTGTAA
- a CDS encoding carbohydrate-binding family V/XII, producing MLLRPLLSSLALAIGLAHGLPVALAADAPSPAAQSSAATELKWPRDFALGEQHVQIFQPQVEAWDGTRMSGRAAIAVGAANAAPTYGVALFSAAAAIDKASGLVQLSDIRIDKVEVPTEPDSAGKVRDALVAHLPKDGLTVSLDELQASYAVNQQLDKLRHVEVKNDAPQIVFADTPTVLVMIDGQPNWQSLPGSDFERVINSRVLILRDAQGNNYLHAAGSWYTSQSLNGNWLVLSQPPKALLGAEQIASKNGPVDALLPKNGKQPAKAPAVLVVTRPTELIVSDGTAQMAPVDGVSLLTLQNADHAVFVDPTHNTWYVLVSGRWFSGPGEKGPWQYVQGKDLPADFAKISPKDPKANVLVSVPGTPQAKEAAIAASIPQTATVSRSKTTLTVNYDGAPNFQPIAGTSLSYAVNTPTPVIEVAPNQFYAVNNGVWFVAPSATGAWQVATEVPAVIYGIPPSSPLYYVTYVHIYSVTPQTVVVGYTPGYLGVVVNSDGTVVYGTGYTYPAYVSNTVYYGYPPTYGYGAGFAVGALTGFAFGFAAGAWWGAPEPYWGPYWGPYPAGGWSYTNINQANFYGRWGQGSVTHAYGYNGWTGTQWQGSSAVGYNPRTGTRFAGSQGSAFNPYTDQGAAGRRGAYANASTGISAAGRSGVAYDRDSGDFEAGQQGIKHNAQTGRTTIAERGISGDVDDGRGSYDRQNQGISYNRRTGNAVAWKNGDVYAGHDGNVYQHTQDGGWQQHTDNGWQPVQPNQGTVRNQLDQQWQSRQLGQQRFGQTQRQWGGGGFGGAHFGGGHFGGFRR from the coding sequence ATGCTTCTACGCCCGCTCCTGTCGTCGCTCGCCCTGGCCATTGGCCTGGCGCACGGCCTTCCCGTCGCACTGGCGGCCGACGCCCCGTCACCCGCCGCGCAGTCGAGCGCCGCCACCGAGCTGAAGTGGCCGCGCGACTTCGCCCTGGGCGAGCAGCACGTGCAGATCTTCCAGCCCCAGGTGGAAGCCTGGGACGGCACCCGCATGAGCGGCCGCGCGGCGATCGCCGTGGGCGCCGCCAATGCCGCGCCCACCTACGGCGTGGCGCTGTTCTCCGCCGCCGCCGCCATCGACAAGGCCAGCGGCCTGGTGCAGCTCAGCGATATCCGCATCGACAAGGTGGAAGTCCCCACCGAGCCGGACAGCGCCGGCAAGGTCCGCGACGCCCTGGTGGCGCACCTGCCCAAGGACGGCCTGACCGTCTCCCTCGACGAACTGCAGGCCAGCTACGCGGTGAACCAGCAGTTGGACAAGCTGCGTCACGTCGAGGTGAAGAACGACGCGCCGCAGATCGTCTTCGCTGACACCCCGACCGTGCTGGTGATGATCGACGGCCAGCCGAACTGGCAGTCGCTGCCGGGCAGCGACTTCGAGCGCGTGATCAACAGCCGCGTGCTGATCCTGCGCGACGCCCAGGGCAACAACTATCTGCACGCGGCGGGCAGCTGGTACACCTCCCAGTCGCTGAATGGCAATTGGCTGGTGCTGAGCCAACCGCCCAAGGCGCTGCTCGGCGCCGAGCAGATCGCCAGCAAGAACGGCCCGGTGGACGCGCTGCTGCCCAAGAACGGCAAGCAACCGGCGAAGGCGCCGGCGGTGCTGGTCGTCACCCGGCCCACCGAGCTGATCGTCAGCGACGGCACCGCGCAGATGGCGCCGGTGGATGGCGTCAGTCTGCTGACTCTGCAGAACGCCGACCACGCGGTGTTCGTCGATCCCACCCACAACACCTGGTACGTGCTGGTCTCCGGTCGCTGGTTCAGCGGCCCCGGTGAAAAGGGCCCGTGGCAGTATGTGCAGGGCAAGGACCTGCCCGCTGACTTCGCGAAGATCTCGCCCAAGGACCCGAAGGCCAACGTGCTGGTCTCGGTACCCGGCACGCCGCAGGCCAAGGAAGCGGCCATCGCCGCGAGCATCCCGCAGACCGCCACCGTCTCGCGCAGCAAGACGACGCTGACGGTGAACTACGATGGCGCGCCGAACTTCCAGCCGATCGCCGGCACCAGCCTGAGCTATGCGGTGAACACCCCGACACCGGTGATCGAGGTAGCGCCCAACCAGTTCTACGCGGTGAACAACGGCGTCTGGTTCGTCGCCCCCAGCGCCACCGGCGCCTGGCAGGTGGCAACCGAAGTGCCGGCGGTGATCTATGGCATCCCGCCCAGCTCGCCGCTGTACTACGTGACCTACGTGCACATCTACTCGGTCACCCCGCAGACCGTGGTGGTGGGCTACACGCCCGGCTACCTGGGCGTGGTGGTGAACAGCGACGGCACGGTGGTCTACGGCACCGGCTACACCTACCCGGCGTACGTCAGCAACACCGTGTACTACGGCTACCCACCGACCTATGGTTACGGCGCCGGCTTCGCCGTGGGCGCGCTGACCGGATTCGCCTTCGGCTTCGCCGCCGGTGCCTGGTGGGGCGCGCCCGAGCCCTACTGGGGCCCGTACTGGGGGCCCTACCCGGCCGGCGGCTGGAGCTACACCAACATCAACCAGGCGAACTTCTACGGCCGCTGGGGCCAGGGCTCCGTCACCCATGCCTACGGCTACAACGGCTGGACCGGCACCCAATGGCAGGGCAGCTCGGCGGTCGGCTACAACCCGCGCACCGGCACCCGCTTCGCCGGCAGCCAGGGCTCGGCCTTCAACCCCTATACCGACCAGGGCGCCGCCGGACGCCGGGGCGCCTACGCCAACGCTTCCACCGGCATCTCCGCCGCGGGCCGCAGCGGCGTCGCCTACGACCGCGACTCGGGCGACTTCGAGGCGGGCCAGCAGGGGATCAAGCACAACGCCCAGACCGGCCGGACCACCATCGCCGAACGCGGCATCTCCGGGGACGTGGACGACGGCCGCGGCAGCTACGACCGCCAGAACCAGGGCATCAGCTACAACCGCCGGACCGGCAACGCCGTGGCCTGGAAGAACGGCGACGTCTATGCCGGCCACGATGGCAACGTCTACCAGCACACCCAGGACGGCGGCTGGCAGCAACACACCGACAATGGCTGGCAGCCCGTGCAGCCGAACCAGGGCACCGTGCGCAACCAGCTCGACCAGCAATGGCAGTCGCGCCAGCTGGGCCAGCAGCGCTTCGGCCAGACCCAGCGCCAGTGGGGCGGTGGCGGATTCGGCGGCGCCCATTTCGGTGGCGGGCACTTTGGCGGGTTCCGCCGCTGA
- a CDS encoding AEC family transporter: MPSPSPARQDARFQPSCGVAVTALFQALWPLFALIVGGYVLRRKGFPGEAFWPAAERLNYFLLFPALLASSLANAPLNDPGLARQALAVILGLGIAWFALLIVKRLRGWSAARFGAIAQGVLRFNTYLGLAAVGSLYGKPGLTLAALMLALMVPTVNVMSVWALTAERDISLRGLLLPIVKNPLILACLVGALLNLSGIGLPGGSDRLLNLLAVASLPLGLLCVGAALQPQELRAEVAALGWNCAIRLLAMPLLAFAVARLLALPALESALLVLFFALPTAPTAYVLTRQLGGESHLMAGIITLQTLLAGASLLVVMGAIQALG, encoded by the coding sequence TTGCCCTCCCCCTCGCCGGCTCGGCAAGATGCCCGCTTCCAGCCATCTTGCGGGGTCGCCGTGACCGCTCTGTTCCAGGCCCTCTGGCCGTTGTTCGCGCTGATCGTCGGCGGCTACGTGCTGCGTCGCAAGGGATTCCCCGGCGAAGCGTTCTGGCCCGCCGCCGAGCGGCTCAACTACTTCCTCCTGTTCCCCGCTCTGCTGGCCAGCAGCCTGGCCAACGCGCCGCTGAACGATCCCGGCCTGGCCCGTCAGGCGCTGGCGGTGATCCTCGGCCTGGGCATTGCCTGGTTCGCCCTGCTGATCGTCAAGCGCCTGCGCGGCTGGAGCGCGGCGCGCTTCGGCGCCATTGCCCAGGGCGTGCTGCGTTTCAACACCTACCTGGGGCTGGCTGCCGTCGGCAGCCTGTACGGCAAGCCGGGGTTGACCCTGGCCGCGCTGATGCTGGCGCTGATGGTGCCAACGGTGAACGTGATGTCGGTGTGGGCGCTGACCGCCGAGCGCGACATCAGCCTGCGCGGGTTGTTGCTGCCGATCGTGAAGAACCCGCTGATCCTCGCCTGCCTGGTCGGCGCGCTGCTCAACCTGAGTGGCATCGGCCTGCCGGGCGGCAGCGACCGGCTGCTCAACCTGCTGGCGGTGGCCAGCCTGCCACTGGGCCTGCTGTGCGTGGGCGCGGCGTTGCAGCCTCAGGAGCTGCGCGCGGAAGTCGCGGCGCTGGGCTGGAACTGCGCGATCCGCCTGCTGGCAATGCCATTGCTGGCCTTCGCCGTCGCCCGCCTGCTGGCCCTGCCGGCGCTGGAAAGCGCGCTGCTGGTGCTGTTCTTCGCCCTGCCCACTGCGCCGACGGCCTATGTGCTCACGCGGCAGCTGGGCGGCGAGAGCCATCTGATGGCCGGGATCATCACCCTGCAGACGCTGCTGGCCGGCGCCAGCCTGCTGGTGGTGATGGGGGCGATCCAGGCGCTCGGCTGA
- a CDS encoding CitMHS family transporter translates to MLTFLAFAMVATFMFLIMTKRLSALIALILVPISFAVLGGFAAGLGPMMLDGIRTLAPTGVMLMFAILYFAIMIDSGLFDPAVRKILKLVKGDPLKVSMGTAALAMIVSLDGDGSTTYMICVAAVLPLYSRLGMSPLLMACLIMLSSGVLNMTPWGGPTARAASALHVDPADIFVPMIPAMLAGIAAIFGLAWVYGKRERERLGELHLPTDHEALAEVSVSQYPEARRPKLLWFNGALTVALMGTLIAGLLPMPVLFMIAFGIAMIVNYPCILEQKKRIGAHAENVLAVVSLIFAAGVFTGILSGTGMVEAMSKSLLAVIPPSLGPYLATITALVSMPFTFFMSNDAFYYGVLPVLSQAAAQYGITPVEMARASIVGQPVHLLSPLVPSTYLLVGLAKVDFGDHQRFTLKWAVLVCLAILAAALLLGLFPLFNQ, encoded by the coding sequence ATGCTGACTTTCCTCGCCTTCGCCATGGTGGCGACCTTCATGTTCCTGATCATGACCAAGCGGCTGTCGGCGCTGATCGCGCTGATCCTGGTCCCGATCTCCTTCGCTGTGCTCGGCGGCTTCGCCGCGGGGCTCGGCCCGATGATGCTGGACGGCATCCGCACCCTGGCGCCGACCGGGGTGATGCTGATGTTCGCCATCCTCTACTTCGCCATCATGATCGACTCGGGCCTGTTCGACCCGGCGGTGCGCAAGATCCTCAAGCTGGTGAAAGGCGACCCGCTGAAGGTCTCGATGGGCACCGCCGCGCTGGCGATGATCGTCTCGCTCGATGGTGACGGCTCGACCACCTACATGATCTGCGTGGCCGCCGTGCTGCCCCTGTACAGCCGCCTGGGCATGAGCCCGCTGCTGATGGCCTGCCTGATCATGCTCTCCAGCGGCGTGCTGAACATGACGCCCTGGGGCGGTCCCACCGCCCGCGCGGCCAGTGCGCTGCACGTGGACCCGGCGGACATCTTCGTGCCGATGATCCCGGCCATGCTCGCCGGCATCGCGGCGATCTTCGGCCTCGCCTGGGTCTACGGCAAACGCGAGCGCGAGCGCCTGGGCGAGCTGCACCTGCCGACCGACCATGAGGCACTGGCCGAGGTCAGCGTCTCGCAGTACCCCGAAGCGCGCCGGCCGAAGCTGCTGTGGTTCAACGGCGCACTCACGGTGGCGCTGATGGGCACCCTGATCGCCGGGCTGCTGCCGATGCCGGTGCTGTTCATGATCGCCTTCGGTATCGCGATGATCGTGAACTATCCCTGCATCCTTGAGCAGAAGAAGCGTATCGGCGCCCACGCCGAGAACGTCCTGGCGGTGGTTTCGCTGATCTTCGCCGCCGGGGTCTTCACCGGGATCCTTTCCGGAACAGGCATGGTCGAAGCCATGTCGAAGAGCCTGCTGGCGGTGATCCCTCCGTCACTTGGGCCGTATCTGGCGACCATCACGGCGCTGGTGAGCATGCCGTTCACCTTCTTCATGTCGAATGACGCTTTCTACTACGGCGTGCTCCCGGTACTCTCCCAGGCCGCCGCGCAGTACGGCATCACCCCGGTGGAAATGGCCCGCGCCTCCATCGTCGGCCAGCCGGTACACCTGCTCAGCCCACTGGTGCCGTCGACGTACCTGCTGGTGGGCCTGGCCAAGGTGGACTTCGGCGACCATCAGCGCTTCACCCTGAAATGGGCCGTGCTGGTGTGCCTGGCGATCCTTGCCGCCGCCCTGCTGCTGGGCTTGTTCCCTCTGTTCAATCAATGA
- a CDS encoding TerC family protein yields MEWLTSPEIWIAFFTLTALEIVLGIDNIIMISILVGRMPKHMQPRTRFFGLALAMVTRILLLLSITWVMRLTADLFQVFGQGISGRDLILFFGGLFLLWKSSSEIYHGLEGEDETEGEPKSMMGGFIGTIIQIAIIDIVFSLDSVITAVGMVSNVPVMIAAIVVAVLVMMLAAGAISDFIDKHPSLKMLALSFLIVVGTVLIAEAFEVHVPKGYVYFAMAFSLAVEALNIRMRTARGKKDREPVKLRKDIPGQ; encoded by the coding sequence ATGGAATGGCTGACCAGCCCTGAAATCTGGATTGCGTTCTTCACCCTGACTGCCCTGGAGATCGTCCTGGGCATCGACAACATCATCATGATTTCCATCCTGGTCGGCCGCATGCCCAAGCACATGCAGCCGCGCACGCGCTTCTTCGGGCTGGCGCTGGCGATGGTCACGCGCATCCTGCTGCTGTTGTCGATCACCTGGGTGATGCGCCTGACCGCCGACCTGTTCCAGGTGTTCGGCCAGGGCATTTCCGGGCGCGACCTGATCCTGTTCTTCGGCGGCCTGTTCCTCCTGTGGAAAAGCAGCTCCGAGATCTACCACGGCCTGGAAGGCGAGGACGAAACCGAAGGCGAGCCCAAGAGCATGATGGGCGGCTTCATCGGCACCATCATCCAGATCGCCATCATCGACATCGTGTTCTCGCTGGACTCGGTGATCACCGCGGTGGGCATGGTGTCCAACGTGCCGGTGATGATCGCCGCGATCGTCGTGGCCGTGCTGGTGATGATGCTGGCGGCCGGCGCCATCAGCGACTTCATCGACAAGCACCCGTCGCTGAAGATGCTGGCGCTGTCCTTCCTCATCGTGGTCGGCACCGTGCTGATCGCCGAGGCCTTCGAAGTCCACGTGCCGAAGGGTTACGTCTACTTCGCCATGGCCTTCTCGCTGGCGGTGGAAGCCCTGAACATCCGCATGCGCACCGCGCGCGGGAAGAAGGACCGGGAGCCGGTGAAGCTGCGCAAGGATATTCCGGGCCAGTAA
- a CDS encoding LEA type 2 family protein: MMLALGACSSLFGLRDPLRVDLVGLEPVAGQGMEARFMVKLRVQNPNDDAIDYNGIALDLAVNGQPLASGVSDASGQVPRFGEKVISVPVSFSAFSAIRQAWGLSGGPPREGMPYEINGKLAGGLFGTVRFNDKGVLNWPVPKVQR, translated from the coding sequence ATGATGCTGGCGCTGGGCGCCTGCAGTAGCCTGTTCGGCCTGCGCGATCCGCTGCGGGTCGACCTGGTCGGACTGGAACCCGTTGCCGGGCAGGGCATGGAGGCGCGTTTCATGGTGAAGCTGCGGGTGCAGAACCCCAACGACGACGCCATCGACTACAACGGTATCGCCCTGGACCTGGCGGTGAACGGCCAGCCGCTGGCCAGCGGGGTGAGCGACGCCAGCGGCCAGGTGCCGCGCTTTGGCGAAAAGGTGATCAGCGTGCCGGTGAGCTTTTCGGCGTTTTCTGCCATCCGTCAGGCCTGGGGCCTGTCCGGCGGGCCGCCGCGCGAGGGTATGCCCTACGAGATCAACGGCAAGCTGGCCGGCGGGCTGTTCGGTACGGTGCGCTTCAACGACAAGGGCGTGCTGAATTGGCCGGTGCCCAAGGTACAACGCTGA
- a CDS encoding Na/Pi cotransporter family protein, translated as MLKLLDLLSAVALLVWGTHIVRTGILRVYGTHLRRVLSNSVQKRPLAFAAGIGVTALVQSSNATALLATSFVATGLMALAPALAIMLGADVGTALMARVLTLDLSWLSPLLIFFGVILFLSRKQTRAGQLGRVFIGLGLIILALQLIVAAAEPMTQAKGVKVLFSSLTGDVMLDALTGALFAMISYSSLAAVLLAATLATSKVISLKVALCLVVGANLGSGILALISSASQNAAGRRVALGSLLFKFAGCLLVLPLVGPVAVWMDDWPFRTQELVIAFHVLYNATRCLACLPLTEQMAQLCTRLMPDRQSPEDTVRPRHLDPAALDTPSLALVNAVRETLRMGDIVEQMLNHLMQVIHSGDPLLAKQIRKQDDDVDALYTAIKLYLARMPREDLGERDSRRWAEIIELAINLEQAGDIIEHMLGAVQDKKTSRSRSFSDNGLEEITVLHGQLLSNLRLSLSVFLNGDQEGARRLRRAKQRFRLQERHYAHAHVDRLRQQVVQSIETSSLHLDLISDMKRLNSLFCAIAYAVLDNPDASVGDARAAEDFVEHEVEQAQQPPAPGSRAAS; from the coding sequence ATGCTCAAACTGCTCGATCTACTCTCCGCCGTCGCCCTGTTGGTGTGGGGTACCCATATCGTCCGCACCGGCATTCTCAGGGTTTACGGCACCCATCTGCGGCGCGTGCTGAGCAACAGCGTACAGAAGCGGCCGCTGGCCTTCGCCGCCGGCATCGGCGTGACGGCCCTGGTGCAAAGCAGCAACGCCACCGCGCTGCTGGCCACTTCCTTCGTCGCCACTGGCCTGATGGCGCTGGCGCCCGCCCTGGCCATCATGCTCGGCGCCGACGTCGGCACGGCACTGATGGCGCGGGTGCTGACGCTGGACCTGTCATGGCTCTCGCCACTGTTGATCTTCTTCGGGGTGATCCTCTTCCTCAGCCGCAAGCAGACCCGCGCCGGCCAGCTCGGCCGGGTGTTCATCGGCCTGGGGCTGATCATCCTGGCGCTGCAGCTGATCGTCGCCGCCGCCGAGCCGATGACCCAGGCCAAGGGCGTGAAGGTGTTGTTCTCCAGCCTGACCGGCGATGTGATGCTCGACGCCCTGACCGGCGCGCTGTTCGCCATGATTTCCTATTCCAGCCTGGCCGCCGTGCTGCTCGCCGCGACGCTGGCCACCTCCAAGGTGATCTCGCTGAAAGTGGCGCTGTGCCTGGTGGTCGGCGCCAACCTCGGCAGCGGCATCCTCGCCCTGATCAGTTCGGCCTCGCAGAATGCCGCCGGTCGGCGCGTGGCCCTGGGCAGCCTGTTATTCAAGTTCGCCGGCTGCCTGCTGGTGCTGCCCCTGGTCGGGCCGGTGGCGGTGTGGATGGACGATTGGCCGTTCCGCACCCAGGAACTGGTGATCGCCTTCCATGTGCTCTACAACGCCACCCGCTGCCTGGCGTGCCTGCCGCTCACCGAGCAGATGGCGCAGCTGTGCACGCGCCTGATGCCGGACCGGCAGTCCCCCGAAGACACCGTGCGCCCCCGCCACCTCGACCCGGCGGCGCTGGACACACCGAGCCTGGCGCTGGTCAACGCGGTGCGCGAGACCCTGCGCATGGGCGATATCGTCGAGCAGATGCTGAATCACCTGATGCAGGTTATCCACAGCGGCGATCCGCTGCTCGCCAAGCAAATCCGCAAGCAGGATGACGACGTCGACGCGCTCTACACCGCGATCAAGCTGTACCTGGCGCGCATGCCCCGCGAGGATCTGGGCGAGCGCGACAGCCGCCGCTGGGCGGAGATCATCGAACTGGCGATCAACCTGGAACAGGCCGGCGACATCATCGAGCACATGCTCGGCGCCGTGCAGGACAAGAAGACTTCGCGCAGCCGCTCGTTCTCCGACAACGGCCTGGAGGAGATCACCGTGCTGCACGGGCAATTGCTCAGCAACCTGCGCCTGTCCCTGTCGGTGTTCCTCAATGGCGACCAGGAAGGCGCCCGGCGCCTGCGCCGCGCCAAGCAGCGCTTCCGCCTGCAGGAGCGCCATTACGCCCACGCGCACGTCGACCGCCTGCGCCAGCAGGTGGTGCAGAGCATCGAGACCAGTTCGCTGCACCTGGACCTGATCAGCGACATGAAGCGCCTGAACTCGCTGTTCTGCGCCATCGCCTATGCTGTGCTGGACAACCCGGACGCCAGCGTCGGCGACGCCAGAGCAGCCGAGGACTTCGTCGAGCATGAGGTCGAGCAGGCGCAGCAACCCCCGGCACCCGGCTCGCGCGCGGCAAGTTGA
- a CDS encoding AraC family transcriptional regulator yields the protein MDESSQTLRTPSVSASLTQAVLLAAARLGLDRDALLTASGLQEAQLGDPDARIDFPHQERLWDAIQTRLPNPEPGLAVGRALSPASFSALGYLLQSSTTLGEALESALRYQRLVGEGGQVTIEVQPESIWVAYRPLNPEQSATRPRALALLSFWARQLKALLPGLQLAGCRFMHRQPEHLDDYAKAFACPLHFEAQDYALGLPKAMVGVALPQANAPLRDLLRQHAEGLLARLPSASVSGRVVALLGEQLTRGEPGRAALANVLGLSERTLQRRLAEEGSSYQQLLADTRRQLAERYLSEDNLPATDIAALLGYSEPSVFFRAFRHWTGLTPGEYRQRRRHSGS from the coding sequence ATGGACGAAAGCTCTCAAACACTCCGCACACCCTCGGTCAGCGCAAGCCTGACCCAGGCCGTGCTGTTGGCCGCGGCCCGCCTGGGCCTCGACCGCGATGCGCTGCTCACCGCAAGCGGCCTGCAGGAGGCTCAGCTCGGCGATCCCGACGCGCGCATCGACTTCCCACATCAGGAACGGCTCTGGGACGCGATCCAGACCCGTCTGCCCAACCCCGAGCCCGGTCTGGCCGTGGGCCGTGCGCTGTCGCCGGCCTCCTTCAGCGCCCTGGGTTATCTGTTGCAAAGCAGCACGACGCTGGGCGAAGCCCTGGAGTCGGCGCTGCGCTACCAGCGTCTGGTCGGAGAAGGCGGCCAGGTGACGATCGAGGTACAGCCCGAGAGCATCTGGGTCGCCTACCGTCCGCTCAATCCCGAGCAGTCCGCCACCCGTCCACGCGCACTGGCCCTGTTGAGCTTCTGGGCGCGCCAGCTCAAGGCGCTGCTGCCAGGCCTGCAGCTCGCCGGCTGCCGCTTCATGCACCGCCAGCCGGAGCACCTCGACGACTATGCGAAGGCCTTTGCCTGCCCGCTGCACTTCGAGGCCCAGGACTATGCCCTGGGCTTGCCCAAGGCGATGGTTGGTGTCGCCCTGCCGCAGGCCAATGCGCCACTGCGCGACCTGCTGCGCCAGCATGCCGAAGGACTGCTGGCGCGCCTGCCCAGCGCCAGTGTCAGCGGCCGGGTAGTCGCGCTGCTCGGCGAACAGCTCACCCGCGGCGAACCCGGCCGCGCGGCCCTGGCCAACGTTCTGGGCCTGAGCGAGCGCACCCTGCAACGACGCCTGGCAGAGGAAGGCAGCAGTTATCAACAGCTGCTGGCCGACACCCGGCGGCAACTGGCGGAGCGCTATCTCAGCGAAGACAACCTGCCGGCCACCGATATCGCCGCGCTGCTCGGCTATTCCGAACCCAGCGTGTTCTTCCGCGCCTTCCGCCATTGGACGGGCCTGACACCGGGGGAATACCGTCAGCGCCGCCGCCACTCGGGCAGCTGA